In Phoenix dactylifera cultivar Barhee BC4 chromosome 11, palm_55x_up_171113_PBpolish2nd_filt_p, whole genome shotgun sequence, the following are encoded in one genomic region:
- the LOC103709484 gene encoding DEAD-box ATP-dependent RNA helicase 35: MATSAIPHEPPPAGGATAGDDPEDDDYVEYIPVKKRRALEAQKILQRKGRLSSASGGGSGDNPSADDDPDRPSLAPEAKPSLLVKASQLKRELPEISPMEQRVQQEKEMIEHLSDRRTLMSVRELAKGITYTEPIPTGWKPPTAIRRMPARHADAIRKQWHILVDGEDIPPPIKNFRDMRLPEPILKKLKEKGIVQPTPIQVQGLPVILSGRDMIGIAFTGSGKTLVFVLPLIMVALQEEVMMPIVAGEGPFGLVVCPSRELARQTFEVVEQFLAPLREHGYPELRPLLCIGGVDMRSQLEVVKKGVHIVVATPGRLKDLLAKKKMNLDNCRYLTLDEADRLVDLGFEDDIREVFDHFKAQRQTLLFSATMPKKIQTFAKSALVKPVTVNVGRAGAANLDVIQEVEYVKQEAKIVYLLECLQKTPPPVLIFCENKADVDDIHEYLLLKGVEAVAIHGGKDQEEREYAIASFKSGKKDVLVATDVASKGLDFPDIQHVINYDMPAEIENYVHRIGRTGRCGKTGIATTFINKNQTETTLLDLKHLLQEAKQRIPPVLAELNDPMEDEDGITNASGVKGCAYCGGLGHRIRDCPKLEHQKTMAIAGSRRDYFGSGGYRGEI; the protein is encoded by the exons ATGGCCACCTCCGCCATCCCCCACGAACCCCCTCCTGCCGGCGGCGCTACCGCCGGCGACGACCCCGAGGACGACGATTATGTCGAGTATATCCCCGTCAAGAAGCGCCGCGCCTTGGAAGCCCAGAAGATCCTCCAGCGCAAGGGCCGCCTCTCCTCCGCCAGCGGCGGCGGTAGCGGTGACAATCCGTCCGCCGACGACGACCCCGACCGGCCCTCCCTCGCCCCCGAGGCCAAGCCCAGTCTCCTCGTCAAGGCCTCCCAGCTGAAGCGCGAGCTCCCGGAGATCAGCCCCATGGAGCAGCGCGTCCAGCAGGAGAAGGAGATGATCGAGCACCTCTCCGACCGCAGGACCCTCATGTCCGTCCGCGAGCTCGCCAAGGGCATCACCTACACCGAACCCATCCCCACCGGCTGGAAGCCCCCCACGGCCATCCGCCGCATGCCCGCTCGCCACGCAGACGCCATTCGCAAGCAGTGGCACATCCTCGTCGACGGCGAGGACATCCCCCCGCCCATCAAGAACTTCAGGGACATGCGACTCCCCGAGCCCATCCTGAAGAAGCTCAAGGAGAAGGGCATCGTCCAGCCCACACCCATCCAGGTCCAGGGCCTCCCCGTCATCCTCTCCGGCCGCGACATGATCGGCATCGCCTTCACCGGCTCTGGCAAGACCCTCGTCTTCGTCCTACCCCTTATCATGGTCGCCCTCCAGGAGGAGGTCATGATGCCGATCGTTGCCGGGGAGGGGCCGTTTGGCCTCGTCGTTTGCCCTTCGAGGGAGCTCGCTAGGCAGACCTTTGAGGTTGTGGAGCAGTTCTTGGCTCCGCTTAGGGAGCACGGGTACCCGGAGCTGAGACCGCTGCTGTGCATCGGAGGCGTTGACATGAGATCTCAGCTGGAAGTTGTGAAAAAAGGGGTGCACATCGTTGTGGCCACGCCTGGGAGGCTCAAGGACTTGCTTGCCAAGAAAAAGATGAACCTGGACAATTGCAG GTATTTGACATTGGATGAAGCTGATAGGCTGGTTGACTTGGGCTTTGAAGATGACATCAGGGAGGTTTTTGACCATTTCAAGGCCCAGAGACAAACCTTACTCTTCTCTGCCACCATGCCAAAAAAGATACAGACCTTCGCAAAAAGTGCCCTGGTGAAACCTGTGACTGTCAATGTGGGAAGAGCTGGGGCTGCAAATTTAGATGTCATACAGGAAGTCGAGTATGTGAAACAAGAAGCTAAAATTGTATACCTCCTGGAGTGCCTCCAGAAGACCCCACCTCCTGTCCTGATTTTCTGTGAGAACAAGGCTGATGTTGATGACATCCATGAGTATCTACTTTTGAAGGGAGTAGAGGCTGTTGCCATTCATGGGGGCAAGGATCAGGAAGAAAGAGAATATGCCATCGCATCCTTCAAATCAGGAAAGAAGGATGTCCTGGTTGCCACCGATGTCGCTTCCAAGGGCCTCGATTTTCCTGATATCCAGCATGTGATCAACTACGATATGCCTGCTGAAATTGAGAACTATGTGCATCGGATTGGCCGAACTGGGAGGTGCGGAAAAACTGGCATAGCAACAACATTCATAAACAAGAACCAAACTGAGACAACACTCCTTGATCTGAAGCACCTTCTTCAAGAAGCAAAGCAAAGAATCCCACCGGTGCTGGCGGAGCTCAATGACCCAATGGAAGATGAGGATGGCATCACCAATGCAAGCGGGGTGAAGGGTTGTGCCTATTGTGGTGGACTTGGCCACCGCATCCGAGATTGTCCTAAACTGGAGCATCAGAAGACCATGGCTATTGCAGGTTCGAGGAGGGATTACTTTGGCTCAGGTGGTTATCGGGGGGAGATATGA